A single window of Neurospora crassa OR74A linkage group VII, whole genome shotgun sequence DNA harbors:
- a CDS encoding chitin deacetylase yields MLAETFITAALFATSALAAPAPDPVQLMSRAPQPGVVIRQCAQPGMLALAYDDGPGQYTSRLVDILNAGGAKATFFMTGTLYGCIYNQAAAIKKAYASGHQLASHTWSHGHMNGFSAAQVASEMTKVETAFANIIGKKPRYMRPPFLETGNQVLPVLKSMGYKVITDDVDTGDWNRQTPAQSEAKFYQAGARGNGHIPLMHEVYQSTVEQLTPWLINWAKQNNLKLVTVAECLGDKNGMYQPQSFPVHQGQLSC; encoded by the exons ATGCTTGCCGAAACTTTCATTACCGCGGCCCTCTTCGCCACTTCGGCGCTCGCCGCCCCGGCTCCCGACCCCGTTCAGCTGATGAGCCGCGCCCCCCAGCCGGGCGTCGTCATCAGGCAGTGCGCCCAGCCTGGCATGCTCGCACTCGCATACGATGACGGCCCGGGCCAATACACCTCGAGGCTGGTCGACATCCTCAACGCCGGCGGTGCCAAGGCCACCTTCTTCATGACGGGCACTTTGTACGGATGCATCTACAACCAGGCTGCGGCCATCAAGAAGGCCTATGCTAGCGGTCATCAGTTGGCTTCGCATACTTG GTCCCACGGCCACATGAATGGCTTCTCCGCCGCCCAAGTCGCCTCCGAGATGACCAAGGTCGAAACCGCCTTCGCCAACATCATCGGCAAGAAGCCGCGCTACATGCGTCCTCCCTTCCTCGAGACCGGTAACCAGGTCCTCCCCGTCCTCAAGTCCATGGGCTACAAGGTGATCACGGACGACGTCGACACGGGCGACTGGAACAGGCAGACGCCGGCGCAGTCAGAAGCCAAGTTCTACCAGGCGGGTGCCCGCGGCAATGGCCACATCCCCCTCATGCACGAGGTGTACCAGTCGACCGTCGAGCAGCTGACGCCGTGGTTGATCAACTGGGCCAAGCAGAACAACTTGAAATTGGTTACCGTGGCGGAGTGCTTGGGCGATAAGAATGGAATGTACCAGCCGCAGAGTTTCCCTGTGCATCAGGGACAGCTTTCGTGCTAG
- a CDS encoding retinol dehydrogenase 12: MDYIPFLSGGVSFNPRTDIPSSALHGKTILVTGGNAGLGKQSILEFVRQPAASLPSRIWLCSRSLERAQSAIDDISAAVQSSGINSDFDASSIIKPLELDLTSFDSIKSAARTVLAESDRLDILMLNAGIMAAATGVTAEGYEIQFGTNHVGHALLTKLLLPLLLKTARSAKGNDLPQPADGTPTAPPDVRVVVLSSEGHRLPPLLGINFATLKSDQSSMLTWQRYGQSKLANILFGKQLAAHYPEELTVVALHPGAVNTQLFQPFRNSGWIGWAVTGFLKFFLSTVEDGAKNQVWAATAPREQVQSDGKGKCAYFLPVGKRVGESGWAKDEELASKLWQWTEGELEGQEVDA; this comes from the coding sequence ATGGACTACATCCCCTTTCTCTCGGGGGGCGTCTCCTTCAACCCCCGCACCGATATCCCCTCTTCTGCTCTCCATGGCAAAACCATTCTCGTGACAGGTGGCAACGCCGGCCTTGGCAAGCAATCCATCCTCGAATTCGTCCGCCAGCCCGCCGCCTCTCTCCCTTCGCGCATCTGGCTctgctcccgctccctcGAGCGCGCCCAATCCGCCATCGACGACATCTCTGCCGCCGTCCAGTCCTCCGGCATCAACTCCGACTTCGACgcctcttccatcatcaagcCCCTCGAGCTCGATCTCACCTCCTTTGACTCCATCAAATCCGCCGCCCGGACCGTCCTCGCCGAAAGCGACCGCCTCGACATCCTCATGCTCAACGCCGGCATCATggccgccgccaccggcgTCACCGCCGAAGGCTACGAGATCCAATTCGGCACCAACCACGTCGGCCACGCCTTGCTCACCAAGCTCTTGCTTCCTCTCCTGCTCAAAACCGCCCGCAGCGCCAAGGGTAACGACCTCCCCCAGCCAGCGGACGGCACCCCTACCGCGCCTCCGGACGTCCGCGTCGTTGTCTTGTCTTCTGAAGGCCATCGTCTTCCGCCTCTGTTGGGCATCAACTTCGCGACTTTGAAATCAGACCAGTCCTCCATGTTGACGTGGCAGCGCTACGGCCAATCCAAGCTCGCCAACATCCTGTTTGGCAAGCAGCTTGCTGCGCATTATCCGGAGGAGCTGACGGTGGTGGCGCTGCATCCCGGCGCGGTCAACACGCAGCTCTTCCAGCCGTTCCGCAATAGTGGGTGGATTGGGTGGGCGGTCACGGGGTTCCTCAAATTCTTTTTGAGCACGGTGGAGGATGGAGCGAAGAATCAGGTGtgggcggcgacggcgccgAGGGAGCAGGTGCAGAGCGATGGGAAAGGCAAGTGTGCGTATTTCTTGCCGGTGGGGAAGAGGGTGGGAGAAAGTGGATGGGCGAAGGATGAGGAGTTGGCGAGCAAGTTGTGGCAGTGGACAGAGGGGGAGTTGGAGGGGCAGGAGGTTGATGCTTGA
- a CDS encoding sterol esterase gives MKGFSNALLATSLALLGRVSAAPAEPPTQVLHKRAAPTVTISTGTIVGANGILTEAFNGIPYALPPTGNLRLKPPVRLKSSLGVFDASGIGPACPQFLADTSSNEFLPQVIDKIVNTQLFKTILNVKEDCLTISVTRPKGTKAGDKLPVLFWIFGGGFELGSASMYDGAPLVTNAINMGKPYVYVAVNYRVGGFGFMPGKEILKDGSSNLGHLDQRMGLQWVADNIAAFGGDPDKVTIWGESAGAMSVFNQMSLYDGDNTYNGKPLFRGAIMNSGSIVPAGPVDCPKGQKVYDTVVKNAGCSGAADTLACLRALPYETFLKAANSVPGILSYNSVALSYLPRPDGKALTQSADKLMLAKKYAAVPMIIGDQEDEGTLFSLFQSNITTTSKLVSYLNDIFFNDATESQIKSLVSTYSTLISAGSPFGTGLFNEIYPGFKRLAAILGDLIFTLSRRIFLDAATTLNPSVPAWSYLASYNFGTPILGTFHASDILQVFYGILPNYASKSIQSYYANFVYNLDPNDASGGTSSKSKVSQDWPQWQKERKLVQFFSDYAGYLADDFRSDSYNWIKANLDALHI, from the exons ATGAAGGGCTTTTCCAACGCTCTCCTCGCTACCTCCCTGGCCCTCCTTGGCCGGGTCTCTGCTGCCCCAGCTGAGCCCCCTACCCAGGTGTTGCACAAGCGAGCCGCCCCGACTGTCACCATTTCCACCGGTACGATTGTGGGTGCTAACGGCATCCTCACTGAGGCCTTCAACGGAATCCCCTACGCCCTTCCTCCGACCGGCAACCTTCGCCTCAAGCCTCCCGTGAGACTTAAGTCGTCTCTGGGTGTCTTTGATGCGTCTGGCATCGGCCCTGCTTGCCCCCAGTTCCTTGCTGACACCTCGTCGAACGAGTTTCTGCCTCAGGTTATCGATAAGATCGTTAACACGCAGCTTTTCAAGACTATACTCAACGTCAAGGAGGACTGCTTGACCATCTCGGTCACTCGTCCCAAGGGCACCAAGGCTGGTGATAAGCTCCCCGTCCTTTTCTGGatctttggtggtggtttcgAA CTCGGATCGGCGTCCATGTACGATGGCGCTCCCCTAGTCACCAACGCTATCAACATGGGTAAGCCGTACGTCTACGTTGCCGTCAACTACCGTGTCGGTGGCTTTGGTTTCATGCCCGGAAAGGAGATCCTTAAGGACGGCTCTTCCAACTTGGGTCACCTTGACCAGCGCATGGGCCTCCAGTGGGTTGCCGACAACATTGCTGCCTTCGGCGGTGACCCAGACAAGGTCACTATCTGGGGCGAGTCCGCCGGTGCCATGTCCGTTTTCAACCAGATGTCTCTCTATGACGGTGACAACACGTACAACGGCAAGCCCCTTTTCCGTGGCGCCATCATGAACTCTGGTTCCATCGTCCCCGCCGGCCCCGTCGACTGCCCCAAGGGCCAGAAAGTCTACGACACCGTCGTCAAGAACGCCGGCTGCTCTGGTGCTGCTGACACCCTTGCTTGCCTGCGCGCTCTTCCCTACGAGACTTTTCTCAAGGCCGCTAACTCCGTGCCTGGGATTCTGTCGTACAACTCCGTTGCTCTTTCTTACCTCCCGCGACCCGATGGCAAGGCTTTGACTCAGAGCGCCGATAAGCTCATGCTCGCTAAGAAGTACGCCGCCGTCCCCATGATCATCGGCGATCAAGAGGATGAGGGCactctcttctccctcttccagagcaacatcaccaccaccagcaagctGGTCAGCTACCTCAACGATATCTTCTTCAACGACGCCACCGAGTCGCAGATTAAGTCTCTCGTCTCGACCTACAGTACCCTTATCTCCGCCGGCTCGCCCTTTGGCACCGGCCTCTTCAACGAGATTTACCCCGGCTTCAAGCGCCTGGCCGCCATTCTTGGCGATCTCATCTTCACCCTCAGCCGCCGCATCTTTCTCGACGCCGCCACCACTCTCAACCCCTCGGTGCCCGCCTGGTCGTATCTTGCGTCTTACAACTTTGGCACACCCATCCTTGGAACCTTTCACGCCTCCGATATCCTGCAGGTGTTCTACGGCATCCTGCCCAACTACGCCAGCAAAAGCATCCAGTCTTACTACGCCAACTTTGTTTACAACCTTGACCCCAACGACGCCTCCGGTGGCACTTCCTCTAAGAGCAAGGTCAGCCAGGATTGGCCGCAATGgcagaaggagagaaagctGGTCCAGTTCTTTTCGGACTATGCCGGATATCTTGCGGATGATTTCCGCTCTGATTCGTATAACTGGATTAAGGCTAATCTTGATGCTCTTCACATCTAA
- a CDS encoding MSF membrane transporter — MSPLDREPAVDAAAASEKQQMHEPPPPPPPPQPPLARAPSSQKQDERLDSNRPEHLDPLDDPENQSPMSRRHTDSHMNTSSSSDDEYDTEKDSDEDADEYDGHRITSRDIRLTRTRTNRSMRSSTKEGPEHANTTGRLDLTKTVSRRDTVLSRLRSRPTARFEFNHPLAHTPTGKDVIVDFEGPDDPYRPMNWPMKKKIMTTMLYGLITMSASWASSSYSAGTAQVSNHFHVGHEVAVLGTSIFLVGFGIGPLLWAPLSEVFGRRVAVFVPMFFATCFSFGSATAKDYQTLMITRFFGAFFSSAPVTNTGGVLGDLFSPAERGIAMAGYAMAVVGGPAIGPVVSAAVAIQPSLGWRWTLYLTGILQAFVLALGLIFIDESYPPRLLVNKARRLRIQTGNWALHAKFEEWDVTFSELAQKFLLRPVQLLCTPICFLVALYASFCYGILYMQLGAIPIIFGEVRGWTQLVATLPLLCIFIGAMIGCGANVYNQFIYNKAYRAAGDRAVPERRLPPMMVGSVIFSGGQFMLGWTAPKDIHWIVPCIGLILMGSGFFMIFQAALNYLVDTFTRYAASAVAANTFLRSCFACAFPLVVTPMFHNIGVGPGSSITGGFAALLIPVPFVFFVYGKRIRKRSKWSRPSVYD; from the exons atgTCACCGTTGGACCGTGAACCGGCGGtcgatgctgctgctgcatctgAGAAGCAACAGATGCatgaaccaccaccaccaccaccaccaccacaaccacctctCGCACGGGCGCCTTCCTCCCAGAAACAGGACGAACGCCTCGACTCCAACAGGCCTGAGCACTTGGACCCTCTGGACGACCCTGAAAATCAATCGCCCATGTCGCGTCGCCACACCGATTCCCATATGAACACCAGTTCCAGCAGCGACGATGAGTATGACACCGAAAAGGACAGCGACGAAGATGCCGACGAGTACGACGGCCATCGCATCACTAGCCGAGACATCCGACTGACCCGCACTCGCACCAACCGGAGCATGAGATCCAGCACCAAGGAAGGACCGGAGCACGCCAACACCACGGGCCGACTCGACCTCACCAAGACTGTTTCCCGTCGTGACACTGTCCTCTCGCGCCTGCGATCCCGCCCTACCGCGCGGTTCGAGTTCAACCATCCGCTAGCACACACACCGACTGGCAAGGATGTCATTGTCGACTTCGAGGGTCCTGACGACCCCTACCGCCCCATGAACTGGcccatgaagaagaagatcatgACCACCATGCTCTACGGCTTGATCACCATGAGTGCCAGCTGGGCCTCCTCCAGCTACTCGGCCGGTACCGCACAGGTGTCGAATCACTTCCACGTTGGCCATGAGGTAGCTGTCCTGGGTACTTCCATCTTCTTGGTTGGTTTCGGTATTGGCCCTCTGCTATGGGCGCCGTTGAGTGAGGTTTTTGGGAGGAGAGTTGCTGTCTTCGTGCCCATGTTCTTTGCTACTTGTTTCAGCTTCGGTAGTGCCACTGCCAAGGACTATCAAACTCTGATGATTACTCGCTTCTTTGgtgcctttttttcttcggctCCCGTGACCAACACCGGTGGTGTGCTGGGAGACTTGTTCTCGCCTGCCGAAAGAGGTATCGCCATGGCGGGATATGCCATGGCAGTTGTTGGTGGTCCAGCTATCG GCCCCGTCGTCTCAGCTGCGGTTGCCATTCAGCCCAGTCTCGGTTGGCGCTGGACCCTCTACCTCACCGGCATCCTACAAGCCTTCGTTCTCGCCCTCGGCTTGATCTTCATCGACGAATCTTACCCTCCGCGGCTGCTCGTCAACAAAGCCCGTCGCCTGCGCATCCAAACCGGCAACTGGGCACTCCACGCCAAGTTTGAGGAATGGGATGTTACCTTCTCTGAGCTCGCCCAAAAGTTCTTACTTCGCCCGGTGCAGCTCCTTTGCACGCCCATCTGCTTCCTCGTCGCTCTTTATGCTAGCTTCTGCTACGGTATTCTGTACATGCAGCTTGGCGCGATTCCCATTATTTTTGGCGAAGTCCGCGGGTGGACGCAGCTGGTTGCTACTCTGCCGTTGTTGTGCATTTTCATTGGTGCAATGATCGGTTGCGGCGCGAACGTGTATAACCAGTTTATCTACAACAAGGCGTACCGCGCCGCTGGCGACCGTGCCGTTCCTGAACGCCGTCTGCCGCCCATGATGGTTGGGTCCGTCATCTTTTCGGGTGGGCAGTTCATGCTCGGGTGGACTGCGCCAAAAGATATCCACTGGATTGTGCCCTGCATCGGTCTGATTCTTATGGGATCGGGATTTTTCATGATCTTCCAGGCTGCGCTGAATTACTTGGTCGATACGTTTACGCGGTATGCGGCCTCGGCGGTGGCTGCGAACACGTTCCTCCGCTCGTGCTTTGCGTGCGCGTTTCCCTTGGTTGTCACCCCCATGTTCCATAACATTGGTGTGGGACCGGGATCGTCGATTACCGGAGGGTTTGCGGCTTTGTTGATACCTGTTCCGTTTGTCTTTTTCGTCTATGGAAAGAGGATCAGAAAGAGGTCGAAGTGGTCGAGACCTAGCGTTTACGACTGA